From a single Candidatus Poribacteria bacterium genomic region:
- a CDS encoding amidohydrolase family protein: protein MIIDTHTHFYDPTRPEGVPWPNPNDEVLYRRVMPEDFKALAVPEGATGTVVVEASKWLEDNQWILDLAADEPFIVGFVGHLEPDDADFEDNLNQFSANPLFRGIRLGGGHLQAIGETTFMANIEKLAAKELTLDLLINPEMLSTLPALVEHTPEMRIVINHIAGVRISEEPPDAGWVSAINEVARYPNIYCKVSGLVEHTGQTPAPTDVAYYTPTIDVLWDAFGEDRLIYGSNWPVSERFAPYKVVQQIVDDYFSAKGDAIKAKYFWQNAKAAYKLSV, encoded by the coding sequence ATGATTATTGATACACATACACATTTCTACGATCCAACGCGACCTGAAGGTGTACCCTGGCCCAACCCTAACGACGAAGTCCTTTACAGACGGGTGATGCCGGAAGATTTCAAAGCCCTCGCTGTCCCCGAAGGCGCGACGGGTACAGTCGTCGTGGAGGCAAGTAAGTGGCTTGAGGATAACCAGTGGATTCTTGACCTTGCCGCAGATGAGCCTTTTATTGTCGGGTTTGTTGGACACTTGGAACCCGACGACGCGGATTTTGAAGATAACCTGAACCAGTTCTCCGCAAATCCACTTTTTCGCGGGATACGTCTCGGCGGCGGACACTTACAAGCCATCGGCGAAACTACTTTTATGGCGAATATTGAGAAGTTAGCAGCGAAAGAACTCACCTTGGATCTGCTGATTAATCCCGAAATGCTATCAACGCTGCCAGCATTGGTCGAACATACACCGGAGATGCGCATTGTCATCAACCATATTGCGGGGGTGCGTATATCAGAAGAGCCACCCGACGCGGGATGGGTCTCCGCAATCAATGAAGTGGCGCGCTATCCAAACATCTATTGCAAGGTCTCAGGCTTGGTAGAACACACCGGACAAACGCCAGCACCGACGGATGTTGCCTACTACACGCCAACTATTGATGTCCTATGGGACGCGTTTGGCGAGGATAGACTCATCTATGGAAGCAACTGGCCCGTCTCGGAACGTTTCGCGCCGTATAAAGTCGTGCAACAGATTGTGGACGACTATTTCAGCGCGAAAGGCGATGCTATCAAGGCGAAGTACTTCTGGCAGAATGCCAAGGCAGCGTACAAATTATCTGTGTAG
- a CDS encoding tetratricopeptide repeat protein gives MNKYVLIFLFHVRHFTVILIALLVSGLFGCTPPDPEQQQKRELQRDALKLRMGQALNPTDAEGHLELGKIYRELGESEKAIESFQNAIALDDKHEHAYNNLGLVYTDLRLFILAIEMFQAALELSPENPVFYNNLGYAYNMTDRFEEALAAYSSAIESEPTFVDAYYNLADAYLNRNMYEDAIKYYESALEIEAGDADVYFNIGLAYEENGQFLRAIQSYEKGLSLDDSDAEAYYRLAHAYKKNGDPLMMRRYLETFLDRAKGLPHLEEEIRDAEQLFNR, from the coding sequence GTGAATAAGTACGTTCTTATTTTCCTTTTTCATGTCAGGCATTTCACCGTAATATTAATCGCGCTTTTAGTAAGCGGGCTGTTTGGATGTACGCCTCCGGATCCGGAGCAGCAACAGAAGCGCGAGCTGCAACGGGATGCCCTAAAACTAAGAATGGGACAAGCACTCAACCCGACAGATGCGGAAGGACACCTTGAACTCGGTAAAATCTATCGTGAATTAGGTGAGTCCGAGAAAGCGATAGAATCCTTCCAAAACGCCATCGCGCTTGATGACAAACACGAACATGCCTATAACAATCTCGGTTTGGTTTATACCGATCTCCGTCTGTTTATCCTTGCGATTGAGATGTTTCAAGCTGCATTGGAGTTGTCGCCGGAAAACCCGGTCTTCTATAACAATCTCGGCTACGCCTACAATATGACAGATCGGTTTGAGGAGGCACTCGCAGCCTACAGCAGCGCAATTGAATCGGAGCCAACCTTTGTTGATGCCTATTACAACCTCGCCGATGCTTACCTTAACCGCAATATGTATGAGGATGCCATTAAGTATTATGAGTCAGCACTTGAAATCGAAGCGGGCGACGCGGATGTCTATTTCAACATCGGACTCGCTTACGAGGAAAACGGACAGTTCCTCCGCGCGATCCAATCCTACGAAAAAGGGCTATCTCTTGACGACAGCGATGCGGAGGCTTATTATCGCCTCGCACACGCCTATAAAAAAAATGGCGATCCGCTCATGATGCGCCGCTATCTGGAGACGTTTTTGGATCGGGCAAAGGGACTTCCGCATCTTGAAGAAGAGATCCGCGATGCGGAGCAGCTGTTTAATAGATAG
- a CDS encoding nitroreductase translates to MDVKDAILSRRTIFKFKPEPVPNDVIEQVFSFGIWAPNHHVTEPWRFTVIGKETKLILADRYREIKIEDTPDHVDAENLAKIGELAYEKFMSKPTIIAVSCVQDGDEQRQREDYAAACCAMQNVQLAAWDAGVGMQWSTGRITMEEQTYQLLDIDSSQEYIIGFFYTGYPEEIKEPKRQPAGEFMRWVA, encoded by the coding sequence ATGGATGTTAAAGACGCGATTCTTTCACGACGCACTATTTTCAAGTTCAAACCGGAACCCGTACCGAACGATGTCATCGAACAGGTTTTCAGTTTCGGAATATGGGCACCGAATCATCATGTCACCGAACCTTGGCGGTTTACAGTGATTGGCAAGGAAACAAAACTAATCCTTGCAGACCGCTACCGCGAAATTAAGATAGAGGATACACCCGACCACGTTGATGCCGAAAATCTCGCCAAAATCGGTGAACTGGCTTACGAGAAGTTCATGTCCAAGCCGACAATTATTGCAGTGTCCTGCGTCCAAGACGGCGACGAACAACGTCAACGGGAAGATTATGCCGCCGCCTGCTGTGCAATGCAGAACGTCCAACTCGCCGCATGGGATGCCGGCGTTGGGATGCAGTGGAGCACCGGTAGAATCACCATGGAAGAACAGACGTATCAGCTGCTGGACATTGATTCATCGCAAGAGTACATCATCGGCTTCTTCTATACCGGTTATCCCGAAGAAATTAAAGAACCGAAACGGCAACCAGCAGGTGAGTTTATGCGTTGGGTAGCGTAA